The following coding sequences lie in one Pseudomonadota bacterium genomic window:
- a CDS encoding radical SAM protein, whose amino-acid sequence MSLTPAPPRVASSLLGWAEPTLADSQRFAPAEVFAAGLRHHHLANTAYPIAHAQTWRPYRVARSAVEATTRHAFAGSDALCLYVHVPFCVRRCAFCAYTVVEREAATAGALGYADEVVQELELYASLLDMPSRRLHGFDLGGGTPTLLEPAAIGRLLSAVHRHFRWAPGADISIETTPRLAARAPERLVALRALGIDRISMGIQVAQPALLRTLRREAGGPDDQRRAVEHVRLAGFKRLNVDLMYGFAGQSLASWQATLAHAIALGPEAITLYRMRYKQTRLAAQASRVTLGQIQQQQQLATQLLLPAGYHAPPGKTTYSRLPGETGTSAYLTQRVVAGMPYLGLGLGAQTLSPSTLAYNAGAANKRLAPYQRALAARRLPIQDLYHLPRRQLMAKMCAVSFYFGAIDRAAFLSKFGEPLERVFADEVAFLVARGLMELNPQALALTPAGVAQLNGVIALFYAPSVQAHLLDLDAAVAGSAPSQPSQRVGRHARRPALRLARTASRSPPRPSPPQRLP is encoded by the coding sequence GTGAGCCTGACGCCCGCGCCCCCGCGCGTGGCCTCATCCCTGCTCGGCTGGGCCGAGCCGACCCTCGCCGACAGCCAGCGTTTCGCGCCAGCCGAGGTCTTCGCCGCGGGCCTGCGCCACCACCACCTCGCCAACACGGCCTACCCGATCGCCCATGCGCAGACCTGGCGCCCCTACCGCGTGGCGCGCAGCGCGGTCGAGGCGACGACGCGCCACGCGTTTGCCGGCAGCGACGCGCTCTGTCTCTACGTCCATGTGCCCTTCTGCGTCAGGCGCTGCGCCTTCTGCGCCTACACCGTCGTCGAGCGCGAGGCCGCGACCGCTGGCGCGCTCGGCTACGCCGACGAGGTGGTGCAGGAGCTGGAGCTCTATGCCTCGCTGCTCGACATGCCCAGCCGTCGCCTGCACGGCTTCGATCTCGGTGGCGGCACGCCGACGCTGCTCGAGCCCGCAGCGATCGGCCGGCTGCTGAGCGCGGTCCACCGCCACTTTCGCTGGGCGCCCGGCGCCGACATCAGCATCGAGACCACCCCACGCCTCGCCGCGCGCGCCCCCGAGCGGCTCGTCGCGTTGCGTGCGCTCGGCATCGACCGCATCAGCATGGGAATTCAGGTCGCGCAGCCAGCTTTGCTGCGCACGCTGCGTCGTGAGGCCGGCGGCCCCGACGACCAGCGTCGCGCCGTCGAACATGTCCGCCTGGCGGGGTTCAAGCGCCTCAACGTCGATCTCATGTACGGCTTCGCTGGGCAGTCGCTCGCGAGCTGGCAGGCCACGCTCGCGCATGCGATCGCGCTCGGACCCGAGGCCATCACTCTCTATCGCATGCGCTACAAGCAGACGCGCCTGGCGGCGCAGGCTTCGCGCGTCACGCTGGGGCAGATCCAGCAGCAGCAGCAGCTCGCGACGCAGCTCTTGCTGCCGGCTGGCTATCATGCGCCGCCGGGCAAGACGACCTACTCGCGCCTGCCGGGAGAAACGGGCACTAGCGCCTATCTGACGCAGCGCGTGGTTGCGGGGATGCCCTACCTGGGTCTAGGGCTCGGCGCGCAGACGCTCTCGCCGAGCACGCTCGCCTATAACGCTGGCGCGGCCAACAAGCGCCTCGCCCCCTATCAACGCGCGCTGGCTGCCCGTCGCCTGCCGATCCAGGATCTCTACCACCTGCCGCGGCGTCAGCTGATGGCCAAGATGTGCGCGGTCAGCTTCTACTTCGGCGCGATTGATCGCGCGGCCTTCCTTTCCAAGTTCGGCGAGCCGCTGGAGCGTGTCTTCGCCGATGAGGTCGCCTTCCTCGTCGCCCGCGGCCTGATGGAGCTCAACCCGCAGGCGCTGGCCTTGACCCCGGCTGGCGTCGCTCAGCTCAATGGCGTGATCGCGCTCTTCTACGCGCCCTCGGTTCAGGCTCACCTGCTGGACTTGGACGCGGCGGTCGCCGGCAGCGCGCCCTCACAGCCCTCACAGCGGGTCGGCCGCCACGCGCGCCGGCCCGCCCTGCGCCTCGCGCGCACCGCCTCGCGCTCGCCGCCCCGCCCCTCGCC
- a CDS encoding FAD-dependent oxidoreductase, producing the protein MGARASSRTIVVLGGALAGPTAAARARELNEAARIVLLERAEQVSYAVGGLAFQLSGEVPPLDAAAAAQQVALLRDTYRIEVRTGVQVEAIDPAQRRLQLADGELRYDTMIYALGVQSPTPEIAGLLPAKNVLALRTPRDLAGLQALIAAGARRALVLGGGFFGLEAADALCRRGLAVTLVERGPQLLPTFGPEPAAAACRALRDAGVTVRLDTVIERAERAGRAAANLRGLRLADGTRLDCDLVVIATGVRPRSGLLARAGAKVSRERAVVVDARCRTSLPQIFACGACVAVPPLAGDAPYWNPQAALADKTAQVAGANAGGGEARLGRPAGSALLRAGTLTLGRAGLTRREAQRQVGGALGSLLVHAPTQDPFYPGADTLTVELLYDSGQGTLLGAELFGRQGVDKRLDVVSAALAGGLTVEAVAGLDLAYAAPYAAARDPLNVAGSVAGACRVELAVAWSPEQLQRRRRNLAVVDVRERLSGGTIAGAQHLPLSVLRECWAGAPAGTLVFIDDDGRAAFLAARIARQRGRATAGFLAGGLRSWATLGYPLAKARPSAKTRPPAKTRPPAKARPPAKARP; encoded by the coding sequence ATGGGCGCCAGAGCCTCGAGTCGAACAATCGTCGTGCTCGGCGGAGCCCTGGCCGGACCGACTGCGGCGGCCCGCGCACGCGAGCTCAACGAGGCTGCCCGTATCGTGCTGCTCGAGCGTGCCGAGCAGGTCAGCTACGCCGTCGGAGGTCTCGCCTTCCAGCTCTCCGGCGAGGTCCCGCCACTGGACGCGGCCGCGGCGGCGCAGCAGGTGGCGCTGCTACGGGACACCTACCGCATCGAGGTGCGCACGGGCGTGCAGGTCGAGGCGATCGATCCGGCGCAGCGCCGCCTCCAGCTCGCCGACGGCGAGCTGCGCTACGACACGATGATCTACGCGCTCGGTGTGCAGTCGCCAACGCCCGAGATCGCGGGGCTCTTGCCGGCCAAGAACGTCCTCGCGCTGCGCACCCCGCGCGATCTGGCGGGTCTGCAGGCGCTGATCGCGGCCGGCGCGCGCCGCGCGCTGGTGCTCGGCGGCGGCTTCTTCGGCCTCGAGGCCGCCGACGCGCTTTGCCGGCGCGGGCTGGCGGTGACGCTGGTCGAACGCGGTCCACAGCTCCTGCCGACCTTTGGCCCCGAGCCGGCCGCCGCGGCCTGCCGCGCGTTGCGCGACGCTGGGGTGACGGTACGCCTCGACACGGTAATCGAGCGCGCCGAGCGCGCCGGGCGCGCCGCGGCCAACCTGCGTGGGCTGCGGCTCGCCGACGGCACGCGCCTCGACTGCGACCTGGTGGTGATCGCGACGGGCGTTCGTCCGCGCAGCGGGCTGCTCGCCCGGGCCGGCGCCAAGGTCAGCCGTGAGCGTGCGGTCGTCGTCGACGCGCGCTGCCGCACCAGCCTGCCGCAGATCTTCGCCTGCGGCGCCTGCGTCGCGGTTCCGCCGCTGGCAGGCGACGCGCCCTACTGGAATCCGCAGGCCGCGCTCGCCGACAAGACCGCACAGGTCGCGGGTGCCAATGCCGGCGGGGGCGAGGCGCGCCTGGGCCGGCCCGCCGGAAGCGCGCTCTTGCGCGCCGGCACCCTGACGCTCGGTCGCGCCGGGCTGACGCGCCGCGAGGCTCAACGCCAGGTCGGGGGCGCGCTGGGCAGCCTGCTGGTGCATGCACCAACCCAGGATCCCTTCTATCCGGGTGCCGACACGCTGACGGTAGAGCTGCTCTACGACAGCGGACAAGGCACGCTGCTCGGCGCCGAGCTCTTCGGGCGCCAGGGCGTCGACAAGCGCCTCGATGTCGTCAGCGCTGCGCTGGCGGGTGGCCTGACGGTCGAGGCGGTCGCCGGTCTCGACCTCGCCTATGCGGCGCCCTACGCGGCGGCGCGCGATCCGCTCAACGTCGCGGGCAGCGTCGCCGGCGCCTGTCGTGTCGAGTTGGCGGTGGCCTGGTCGCCCGAGCAGCTGCAGCGACGGCGACGTAACCTCGCCGTCGTCGACGTGCGCGAGCGGCTCAGCGGGGGGACGATCGCCGGCGCCCAGCACCTTCCCCTTTCGGTCCTGCGCGAGTGCTGGGCCGGCGCGCCGGCGGGCACGCTGGTCTTCATCGACGATGATGGCCGCGCTGCGTTCCTCGCGGCGCGCATCGCCCGGCAGCGCGGCCGCGCGACGGCTGGCTTCCTCGCCGGCGGCCTGCGCTCGTGGGCCACGCTCGGCTACCCGCTCGCGAAGGCACGTCCTTCAGCGAAGACGCGCCCGCCGGCGAAGACGCGCCCGCCGGCGAAGGCGCGCCCGCCAGCGAAGGCGCGCCCGTGA
- the bioB gene encoding biotin synthase BioB: MTTDALAQRPLAEADALRLLKASEAPLLALVQAAFTVRERHFGRRVRIHVLNNAQNGSCPEDCSYCAQAKNSRAPIERYRLKDDEQILAEAGRAHAAGAYRYCVVLSGRGPSARRVEWLAQLVRRIKTTYPPLEVCISAGLLDEAGAQVLKQAGLDRYNHNLNTSAERYAQICTTHGYSDRVATLQAARGAGIDVCSGLIIGMGEAPAEVVELAQTLRGLGARSIPVNFYVHVPGSALGPVDQLTPEYCLRVLCLFRLANPDAEIRAAGGREVNLRALEALALYPANSLFAEGYLNTGGHGADRTIALIRDAGFEVEREGFVVDGAGAAAAEELARGRCWPSNAAAT, translated from the coding sequence GTGACTACCGACGCGCTGGCTCAGCGACCGCTCGCCGAGGCCGATGCGCTGCGCCTGCTCAAGGCCTCCGAGGCTCCCCTGCTGGCGTTGGTACAGGCCGCGTTCACCGTGCGCGAGCGCCACTTTGGCCGCCGCGTGCGGATTCACGTGCTGAACAACGCGCAGAACGGAAGCTGCCCGGAGGACTGTAGCTACTGCGCGCAGGCGAAGAACAGCCGCGCGCCGATCGAGCGCTATCGCCTCAAGGACGACGAGCAGATCCTCGCTGAGGCCGGTCGGGCGCATGCCGCCGGCGCCTACCGCTACTGCGTCGTGCTCTCGGGCCGCGGGCCCTCGGCGCGGCGCGTCGAGTGGTTGGCGCAGCTCGTGCGTCGCATCAAGACGACCTATCCACCGCTCGAGGTCTGCATCTCTGCCGGTCTGCTCGACGAGGCCGGCGCCCAGGTCCTCAAGCAGGCCGGGCTCGATCGCTACAACCACAACCTCAACACCAGCGCCGAACGCTACGCGCAGATTTGCACGACGCATGGCTACAGCGACCGCGTGGCGACCCTGCAGGCGGCGCGCGGCGCCGGCATCGACGTCTGCAGCGGGTTGATCATCGGCATGGGCGAAGCACCGGCCGAGGTAGTGGAGCTGGCGCAGACGCTACGAGGCCTCGGCGCTCGCTCGATCCCGGTCAATTTCTACGTCCACGTGCCGGGCTCCGCGCTGGGCCCCGTCGACCAGCTCACGCCGGAGTACTGCCTGCGCGTGCTCTGCCTCTTTCGCCTGGCGAACCCCGACGCCGAGATCCGTGCGGCGGGCGGCCGCGAGGTGAATCTCCGCGCCCTCGAGGCGCTGGCGCTCTACCCGGCCAACTCGCTCTTCGCCGAGGGCTACCTCAATACGGGCGGCCACGGCGCTGACCGCACCATCGCCCTGATCCGCGACGCCGGCTTCGAGGTCGAGCGCGAAGGCTTCGTCGTCGACGGCGCGGGCGCCGCGGCGGCCGAGGAGCTCGCCCGCGGGCGCTGCTGGCCCAGCAACGCCGCCGCCACCTAG
- a CDS encoding methyltransferase domain-containing protein produces the protein MSIAEPEQELGDGAAAAARKRLVARSFGAAAETYDQHARVQQTVAAELARRAASLPLPAAPRVLEIGCGTGFLTALLRERWPAARLIVTDLAAPMVARCRTKLAATPAAASAATPHHVVMDGEWPALGRASHDLVVASLAVQWFAALGPALARLARCLTPGGSLLLATLGTDTFREWCATHDALGLRHGVPALPSVRTLADALPALGPKRACVPGAAAASAVVDEAWHALRYPSGRAFLEALRAAGAQVPAAGHVPLAAAEMRRVLHALEAGGEVQVTYHVLYAHWLRPGSPSAPKGP, from the coding sequence GTGAGCATTGCCGAGCCTGAGCAGGAGCTGGGGGACGGTGCGGCGGCCGCGGCGCGCAAGCGCCTCGTGGCGCGCAGCTTTGGGGCTGCGGCCGAGACCTATGACCAGCACGCACGGGTGCAGCAGACCGTCGCCGCTGAGCTAGCGCGGCGGGCCGCGAGCCTGCCCCTGCCGGCGGCGCCCCGGGTGCTCGAGATCGGCTGCGGCACCGGCTTTCTCACGGCGCTGCTGCGGGAGCGTTGGCCCGCGGCGCGACTCATCGTGACGGACCTCGCTGCGCCGATGGTCGCGCGCTGCCGGACCAAGCTGGCCGCCACCCCTGCGGCGGCAAGCGCCGCGACCCCGCACCACGTCGTGATGGATGGCGAGTGGCCGGCGCTGGGCCGGGCCAGCCACGATCTGGTCGTCGCCAGTCTAGCGGTGCAGTGGTTTGCCGCGTTGGGGCCCGCGCTGGCCCGCTTGGCGCGCTGCCTGACCCCCGGCGGCAGCTTGCTGCTGGCCACGCTCGGCACGGACACCTTCCGCGAGTGGTGCGCGACCCACGACGCCCTCGGCCTGCGTCACGGCGTCCCGGCGCTGCCGAGCGTCAGGACGCTCGCTGACGCCTTGCCCGCGCTGGGCCCGAAACGCGCCTGCGTCCCGGGCGCCGCCGCTGCGTCCGCCGTCGTCGACGAGGCCTGGCATGCGCTGCGCTACCCGAGCGGGCGCGCCTTCCTCGAGGCCCTGCGCGCGGCCGGTGCGCAGGTTCCGGCCGCAGGCCACGTACCGCTCGCCGCGGCCGAGATGCGTCGCGTCTTGCACGCGCTCGAAGCCGGGGGCGAGGTTCAGGTGACCTACCACGTGCTCTACGCGCATTGGCTCCGGCCGGGCTCGCCCTCTGCCCCCAAAGGCCCCTGA
- a CDS encoding pirin family protein, whose translation MITARLSKDRGHADHGWLQTRHTFSFGAYHDPMHLGFRALRVINEDLVQPARGFSTHPHRDMEILTYVVSGAIEHKDSLGNGSIIRPGEVQRMTAGTGVTHSEFNPLDDQLLHLLQIWIVPERLGLQPGYEQRAFAADARGDAWCIVASRDGRDGSLVLHQDVALYTSLLTAGMGLRHEFTTGRHGWLQVVGGSVALGGERLDAGDGAAISDETSIELRATEDAELLFFDLA comes from the coding sequence ATGATCACCGCAAGGCTTTCCAAGGACCGCGGTCACGCCGACCACGGCTGGCTGCAGACGCGCCACACCTTTTCCTTTGGCGCGTATCACGATCCCATGCACCTGGGATTTCGCGCGCTGCGCGTCATCAACGAGGACCTCGTGCAGCCAGCACGGGGCTTCAGCACGCATCCGCACCGGGATATGGAGATCCTCACCTATGTCGTGTCGGGTGCGATCGAGCACAAGGACAGCCTAGGCAACGGTTCGATCATCCGACCCGGCGAGGTGCAGCGCATGACCGCCGGCACCGGCGTGACCCACTCTGAGTTCAATCCCCTGGACGACCAGCTGCTGCACCTCCTGCAGATCTGGATCGTACCGGAGCGGCTCGGGCTGCAGCCAGGCTACGAGCAACGAGCGTTCGCGGCCGATGCTCGTGGCGACGCCTGGTGCATCGTTGCGTCGCGCGACGGTCGGGACGGCTCACTGGTCTTGCATCAGGATGTCGCACTCTATACGTCACTGCTCACGGCCGGTATGGGGCTCAGGCATGAGTTCACCACCGGTCGCCATGGCTGGCTGCAGGTCGTCGGCGGGAGCGTGGCGCTCGGAGGTGAACGCCTCGACGCGGGCGACGGCGCGGCGATCTCCGACGAAACATCGATCGAGCTCCGCGCGACCGAAGACGCCGAGCTGCTCTTCTTCGACCTCGCCTAG
- a CDS encoding DUF423 domain-containing protein, whose protein sequence is MDRFFFVAGSLSAGMAVAAGAFGAHALKRRLATELLAVFEVGVRYQLTHALALLAVAWACTRWPGAAATASGWCFLLGTLIFSGSLYALALSGQRWLGALTPVGGLAFLAGWLLLASAAWRHA, encoded by the coding sequence GTGGATCGCTTCTTCTTCGTCGCAGGATCCCTGAGCGCCGGCATGGCCGTCGCCGCCGGCGCCTTCGGCGCGCATGCACTCAAGCGGCGGCTGGCCACCGAGCTCTTGGCGGTCTTTGAGGTCGGCGTGCGCTACCAGCTGACGCACGCGCTCGCGCTGCTGGCCGTCGCCTGGGCCTGCACCCGTTGGCCCGGCGCCGCGGCCACGGCCAGCGGCTGGTGCTTCCTGCTCGGCACCCTGATCTTCAGCGGCAGCCTCTACGCGCTCGCCCTCAGCGGCCAACGCTGGCTCGGCGCCCTGACCCCCGTCGGCGGCCTGGCCTTCCTGGCCGGCTGGCTACTCCTCGCCAGCGCCGCCTGGCGCCACGCCTAG
- a CDS encoding Rne/Rng family ribonuclease, whose product MSRVMLINGQQQEELRVAVVADGTLESYQIEIAEAGLKRGNIYRGVVARVEPSLAAAFIDFGDEKHGFLTAHDIVPAAYHRSPPEGGKAPSVDQVMQKGRPVVVQVTRDAVGTKGAALTTNLSLPGRSLVLLPFDPSCGVSRKVEDEEQRAQLKDKAKSLALPEGYGCIVRTNAAEETKTALKADLAVLVRQAKRIFSEAERGSGACLLYDDQDLVVQALRDYLDAGIEELVVDEPGLFEKARDYVTATLPRSKLTVTSYHGVVPLFSRYNLEGQIESIYKRSVPLTGGGSIVIDHTEALTAIDVNSGKNTRGTTQGETAFTTNQAAVKEVARQLRLRDIGGLVVVDLIDMRARKHVQAVEKELRDALKADKARSHVGRISDNGLIEINRQRLKQALGQRMHRPCPTCQGSGMLPSPELIGLRLLRRIEARAATGRLRRVRVGLHPEIADAIQNRRRRQLAALELKFGMEIEVVAASHLHRADEELEWTQRDGPAWTGVADAGEGTAETGPRAPSAAPTRAGAAAQPAAPGRGERGRQEQAADPSRRERPAAGAAGAAGSVSARDTAGAAAAPEVAAGSESEDSGAATRRRRRRRGGRRRRGGGAGVNGEGAGLAGSPTQELALDDGDDEGGARPEREEALVRPEPLPAPAAPPAPPAAERQPRRQRQAGRSQSSGNQAPGAAAASATAAPAAAAGPGSTAVEAAGGVDDAGAADEAGAEGEGGEGAARPRRRGRRRPPRRRGAARPEGTSATEADAPAVTDDGE is encoded by the coding sequence TTGAGTCGCGTGATGCTAATCAACGGCCAGCAGCAGGAGGAGCTGCGGGTCGCCGTCGTAGCCGACGGCACGCTGGAAAGCTATCAAATCGAGATCGCCGAGGCGGGTCTCAAGCGCGGCAACATCTACCGCGGCGTCGTCGCGCGCGTCGAGCCCAGCCTCGCGGCCGCCTTCATCGATTTCGGCGACGAGAAGCACGGCTTCCTCACGGCGCACGACATCGTGCCGGCCGCCTACCACCGCTCGCCGCCCGAGGGTGGCAAGGCGCCGTCGGTCGATCAGGTGATGCAGAAGGGGCGCCCGGTCGTCGTGCAGGTGACGCGCGACGCGGTCGGCACCAAGGGTGCTGCGCTGACCACGAACCTCTCGCTGCCGGGCCGCTCCCTGGTGCTGCTGCCCTTCGACCCCTCCTGCGGTGTGTCGCGCAAGGTCGAGGATGAGGAGCAGCGCGCCCAACTCAAGGACAAGGCCAAGAGCTTGGCGCTGCCCGAGGGCTACGGCTGCATCGTGCGGACCAACGCGGCCGAAGAGACCAAGACGGCGCTGAAGGCGGACCTCGCGGTGCTGGTGCGGCAGGCCAAGCGCATCTTCTCGGAGGCCGAGCGCGGCAGCGGCGCCTGTCTGCTCTATGACGACCAAGACCTCGTGGTGCAGGCGCTGCGCGACTACCTCGACGCGGGCATCGAGGAGCTGGTGGTCGACGAGCCGGGCCTCTTTGAAAAGGCGCGCGACTACGTCACCGCGACGCTGCCTCGCAGCAAGCTGACCGTGACCTCCTACCACGGCGTCGTGCCGCTCTTCTCGCGCTACAACCTCGAAGGGCAGATCGAGTCGATCTACAAGCGCAGCGTGCCGCTGACCGGCGGGGGTTCGATCGTCATCGACCACACCGAGGCGCTGACCGCGATCGACGTCAACTCGGGAAAGAACACGCGTGGGACGACGCAGGGCGAAACCGCCTTCACGACCAACCAGGCGGCGGTAAAGGAGGTCGCGCGGCAGCTGCGACTGCGCGACATCGGCGGCCTGGTGGTCGTCGACCTGATCGACATGCGCGCGCGCAAACACGTTCAGGCGGTCGAGAAAGAGCTGCGCGACGCGCTGAAGGCGGATAAGGCCCGCTCGCACGTCGGTCGCATCAGCGACAACGGGCTGATCGAAATCAACCGCCAGCGCCTCAAACAGGCGCTCGGCCAACGCATGCACCGGCCATGTCCGACCTGCCAGGGCTCGGGGATGTTGCCCAGCCCAGAGCTGATCGGGCTGCGCTTGCTGCGGCGGATCGAGGCGCGCGCGGCGACCGGGCGGCTGCGTCGCGTGCGTGTCGGGCTGCACCCCGAGATCGCCGACGCGATCCAGAATCGCCGCCGGCGCCAGCTCGCCGCTTTGGAGCTGAAGTTCGGGATGGAGATCGAGGTCGTGGCCGCGAGCCACCTGCATCGCGCGGACGAGGAGTTGGAGTGGACTCAGCGCGATGGCCCCGCCTGGACCGGCGTGGCCGATGCGGGGGAGGGCACAGCGGAGACTGGGCCCCGGGCGCCCAGCGCAGCACCGACGCGCGCGGGCGCGGCGGCGCAGCCTGCGGCGCCGGGACGAGGCGAGCGCGGGCGGCAGGAGCAGGCCGCTGATCCTTCACGGCGCGAACGCCCAGCAGCCGGAGCTGCGGGCGCGGCGGGCAGCGTGTCGGCGAGGGATACGGCAGGCGCAGCAGCAGCGCCCGAGGTCGCCGCGGGCAGCGAGAGCGAAGACAGCGGCGCGGCGACGCGGCGGCGGCGACGGCGACGCGGCGGGCGGCGGCGGCGCGGTGGTGGCGCGGGGGTGAACGGCGAGGGGGCGGGATTGGCCGGCAGCCCGACCCAGGAGCTCGCGCTTGACGATGGTGACGACGAGGGCGGCGCGCGCCCGGAGCGCGAGGAGGCGCTGGTGCGCCCCGAGCCGCTACCAGCACCAGCAGCACCACCAGCACCACCAGCAGCGGAGCGGCAGCCGCGACGCCAGCGGCAGGCAGGGCGGAGCCAAAGCAGCGGGAACCAAGCGCCGGGAGCAGCAGCAGCGAGCGCGACCGCCGCGCCTGCTGCAGCTGCGGGGCCCGGGTCGACGGCGGTCGAGGCGGCAGGCGGGGTCGATGACGCAGGCGCAGCCGACGAGGCAGGCGCAGAGGGGGAAGGCGGCGAGGGCGCAGCGCGTCCGCGACGTCGGGGTCGTCGGCGGCCACCGCGGCGCCGCGGCGCCGCACGACCGGAAGGGACGTCGGCGACCGAAGCGGACGCGCCAGCGGTGACTGACGACGGCGAATAG
- a CDS encoding insulinase family protein, with protein sequence MSSFVTYTLSNGLRLCLEPVDHVPSAACGFLVRTGSRDEQPAEAGVSHFLEHMCFKGTARTSCVEINQRFDRLGSKHNAFTSQEKTMYYGWVPAANLGPQLELLAEMMRSTLPQAEFETEKQVILEEIAMYRDSLQSCMFELASQELFRGTPLAHSVLGTPETIGPLTRAQMVDYHARRYGPENLIFVASGRLEPTAVRDLVEACCADWPRATGGRTQPAPRLTNGVAKQRHEKFKQQALMLCFPAPAAAEDDARVSALARILGGENSRIYWNVIQRGVCANAGAFYMSYSDIGVFVLYAVCEPERAGAALDALRAEAARIQRSGAEPEEVQRVANTMRTNAARDGDAPMRRLMQLANDIDVLGEPRTIEQQLARIEAVTAADLRALLASFPISGEGMLVSVGPADWPL encoded by the coding sequence GTGTCCAGCTTTGTTACCTACACCCTGAGCAACGGTCTGCGGCTCTGCCTCGAGCCCGTGGATCACGTACCCTCGGCCGCCTGCGGCTTCCTCGTGCGCACCGGCTCGCGCGACGAGCAGCCGGCAGAGGCCGGCGTGAGCCACTTCCTCGAGCATATGTGCTTCAAGGGCACGGCGCGCACGAGCTGCGTCGAGATCAATCAGCGCTTCGATCGACTGGGCAGCAAGCACAACGCCTTCACCAGCCAGGAGAAGACGATGTACTACGGCTGGGTGCCCGCCGCTAACCTCGGTCCGCAGCTCGAGCTGTTGGCCGAGATGATGCGCAGCACGCTGCCGCAAGCCGAGTTCGAGACCGAGAAGCAGGTGATCCTCGAAGAGATCGCGATGTACCGCGACAGCCTGCAGAGCTGCATGTTCGAGCTGGCGAGCCAGGAGCTCTTTCGTGGCACGCCCCTGGCGCATAGCGTGCTGGGTACGCCGGAGACGATCGGCCCGCTGACCCGGGCTCAGATGGTCGACTATCATGCTCGGCGCTACGGGCCCGAGAACCTGATCTTCGTCGCCAGCGGGCGCCTCGAGCCGACGGCGGTGCGAGACCTCGTCGAGGCCTGCTGTGCTGACTGGCCGCGCGCGACCGGTGGGCGCACGCAGCCAGCGCCGCGACTGACCAACGGGGTAGCCAAGCAGCGGCACGAGAAGTTCAAACAGCAGGCCCTGATGCTCTGCTTCCCCGCGCCGGCTGCGGCCGAGGATGACGCGCGCGTCTCGGCGCTGGCGCGAATCCTCGGCGGCGAAAACAGCCGCATCTATTGGAACGTGATCCAGCGTGGGGTCTGCGCCAACGCCGGTGCGTTCTACATGAGCTACAGCGACATCGGTGTCTTCGTGCTCTACGCCGTCTGCGAGCCCGAGCGCGCGGGGGCGGCGCTCGACGCGCTGCGGGCCGAGGCGGCGAGGATTCAGCGCTCGGGGGCGGAGCCCGAAGAGGTGCAGCGCGTCGCCAACACCATGCGCACCAATGCTGCGCGCGACGGCGACGCCCCGATGCGACGGTTGATGCAGCTCGCCAACGACATCGACGTCTTGGGCGAACCGCGCACGATCGAGCAGCAACTGGCGCGCATCGAGGCGGTCACCGCCGCCGACCTGCGCGCGTTGCTCGCGTCTTTTCCCATCAGCGGTGAAGGAATGCTGGTCAGTGTCGGGCCCGCCGACTGGCCGCTCTGA